GGTCGAAGGGCTCACCTGCGAAACCGCCGTCCATATCTGCTATGGCTACGGCATCAAGGCCAATACCGACTGGAAGCAGACCCTGGGCTCGGAGTGGCGCCAGTACGAAGAGTCTTTCCCCAAGCTGCAGACCTCCTCACTGGACATCATCTCGCTGGAGTGCCACAACTCGCACGTACCGATCGATCTGATCGATCTGGTGCGCGGCAAGAAGGTGATGGTCGGCGCCATCGACGTGGCAAGCACGACAATCGAAACACCGCAGGAAGTGGCCGAGACACTGCGCAAGGCGCTGCGCTTCGTCGATGCCGACAAGCTCTATCCCTCCACCAACTGCGGCATGGCGCCACTTGCCCGACATGTCGCGCGCGGCAAGCTCAGTGCGCTCAGTGCAGGCGCAGACATCGTGCGCACAGAGCTGTTGGCCTAGACGCTCGCGGCGCCATAGAAGCGCCCCCGCAAGCGGGGGCTTTCCCGTTTTCCATCAGGTTGCAGCGATCAGTAATTGACCTGCAACTGCACTCGCAGCAGATCGCCTTCCACCACCGGATACGGCGCGGTGGTGACGTCGGTGCGCTTCATCTTCGAATAGGCAAACACCAGTTCCAACGCGTCCATCGGCTGCCATTCGACACCGGCTTCCACTTCGTCCAGGCGCATGCGCGGCGCGTTGGTGTCGAACTTGGAGCCACCGCGGTAGGTCTGCCATTTCAGGTACGGCAGCAGCGTGCCGTAGGTGAAGTCGTGCTTGAACATCGCCTGCACGTAGCCGCCGCTCAGCGAACGGGTGCGGATGCGGCGCTGTGCGACATCCAGCTCCGGCCCACGGCCCACCGTCCACTCCGCCTGCAGGCCGAACGGCTGCGGGTAGTAAATGACGTGCGCGGCCACGCGCTGGTCGGTATAGCCGTTGGGGTCGGTGATGGCCGGGGTGAAGCTGCGGCCACCGATGTTCACTGCCGCGGCGGTTGGGACGAAGCGCCCGCTGTAGGCATCGGCGCCCACTTCCAGGTACTGGCCATTGGCGAACTTGAACGGGTAGGTGGCATGCACCACCGCGTGCATGCTGTCGTTGCGCTCGGCGCGGTTGGCGCCCTGGCCGTTGTACACGCCCGCGCCCAGTACGCCGTAGTCGCCCGAGCCCTTCAGGCCGGACTTGACCAGGTCCTGGAAGCGGCCCTTGGCCACGGTGGGGCTGTAATAGAACACCGCACCGATATCGCGTTCGTCGCGCAGGCCGGAGTTGAGCGCATCGGCACGGTCCAGGGTGAGGCGGTTCTGGCTGGACTGCAGGTTTTCCCAGCCGTACGGCATTTTCGACTGGCCCACGCGCACGCGGTACTCGCGCTTCTTGTCGAAGAAGATATCGGCGTAGGCATCGCGCAGCTGCGCGAAATTGGTGGTGTTGGTGCCTGCCGGCGTGCTCGCAAAGTCCGGCTGGAAATACAGCGACACATGCTCGTTGAGGTCGCCGCTCAGCACCAGGCGCGCGCGCCGGATACCCAGGCTCTGGTCGTTGCCGATGAAGCGGTCGCCCGGCGCACGCAGGTCCTGCGCATCGCCGCCGATGCCCTGGTTGTAGCGGATCTGGGTGTAGCCGCGCAGGCTGAGCTTGTCGTACCACTTCTTGCCGGCGTCGGCCGACCTGGCCGGTGCAGGCGCAGCTGCCGCAGCGGGGGCGGGTGCGGCCTGGGCGATGGCGGTATCGGCCGGCGCCGTGGCACCCGGCGCCGGTGGCAGCGGTTGAGCCGGTGCGGCGGGCATTGCCGACGCCGGCAGCTTGCCGTTTTCGTCCACCTGCACGAATTTACCCAGCTTGTCGCGGCCCGGTGCGGGCTCGGCGAAGATCTGCTTGGTCTTGCGGTCGACGTACAGCTCCAGCTCGGCGGCCAGCGTGCTGCCGCTGGCGGTCGCGCTGAGGGCGCACAGGACGGTGGCGAGATTGCGTTTTTTCATGGATCCGGCTCGTACAAGGAAATCGGGGTCGATGGAGCGATCGGACCGGTGCGCCAGCGGGCTGCAGACACGGCAATGGACCGTCCATCAAGATGCCCGGTCGTCCCTGACGGCGCGGCAATGGCAGCAGTTATATTTAGATTTGATGTCAGTTTGGTGACACTGGCAGCGCGCTCTTTGCGCTGCTTGTGTCAGCAGCGTGTCCGCGCGGTGTCAGTTATGCGACCGGCGCAAGACGCGCCCCGTGCAAGCCGGCGCATCGTTGCAAGGCAGCATTGCCGCCATCAGGGCGGGCAGGTCGCGGTCTGTGGGCGAGCATGCTGGTGCAGTGCCCGGATCGCGGTGCGGCAGTTAGGGGGGCGGTCGCAAGGCTCCCGGACACTCGCACGCC
The window above is part of the Xanthomonas campestris pv. badrii genome. Proteins encoded here:
- a CDS encoding OprO/OprP family phosphate-selective porin; this encodes MKKRNLATVLCALSATASGSTLAAELELYVDRKTKQIFAEPAPGRDKLGKFVQVDENGKLPASAMPAAPAQPLPPAPGATAPADTAIAQAAPAPAAAAAPAPARSADAGKKWYDKLSLRGYTQIRYNQGIGGDAQDLRAPGDRFIGNDQSLGIRRARLVLSGDLNEHVSLYFQPDFASTPAGTNTTNFAQLRDAYADIFFDKKREYRVRVGQSKMPYGWENLQSSQNRLTLDRADALNSGLRDERDIGAVFYYSPTVAKGRFQDLVKSGLKGSGDYGVLGAGVYNGQGANRAERNDSMHAVVHATYPFKFANGQYLEVGADAYSGRFVPTAAAVNIGGRSFTPAITDPNGYTDQRVAAHVIYYPQPFGLQAEWTVGRGPELDVAQRRIRTRSLSGGYVQAMFKHDFTYGTLLPYLKWQTYRGGSKFDTNAPRMRLDEVEAGVEWQPMDALELVFAYSKMKRTDVTTAPYPVVEGDLLRVQLQVNY